A stretch of Metabacillus sp. FJAT-52054 DNA encodes these proteins:
- a CDS encoding ATP-binding protein: MKIGIRNKILFGYGVILICLIISILLISNQISQMQKQRNFIINHDIQVFVLTGQVEKSLLEMQTGQRGYAITGNNEYVNAYEVSRDYLEDDYAELYNLIKDNPSQQDKLQSIKSSIDNWITKTSEPIIRLKNDGQDAQIRNFYSQNPDASAIKSVRDQFETFRGTELNLTKQRAASLDTQNLSLRYTMYGLIVLTTIIALVIGLAISKSIVSTVQQVIGNIKAMTSGGNLSSRLNVRTNDEIKELAIATNGLLDVMEDRSWVQTGINTVNTQNQGISSLEPLGETFLKNLADMTDSAMGAFYVKDGDVFVKKAGYAFGTENAKNSFAYGEGLAGQAAIDKKVVCVNDLGADYQPISTSMGNIKPSSLIVAPILYKSNAIAIIELSSLGDYEQKHIELLEALTESMGLTVNSVLGQMEIKRLLAESQAMTEELQTQSEELQTQSEELQMQSEELQMINEQLESRSEDAEDKSKELENAKEELEAQAKQLMASSKYKSEFLANMSHELRTPLNSILILSEMLAENTGKKLALEEQEFAEIIHSSGQDLLNLIDEILDLSKVESGKLEVHFSEVNAAGIPEYIDRNFAHIAAQKGLYLNITKSDAVPDIIYTDEKRLNQIIKNLLSNAFKFTSEGGITVNIDTIPENQIRLTVKDTGIGIPKNKHDIIFDAFQQGDGATVRKYGGTGLGLSICRELAKLLGGSISLTSEEGKGSTFTLSIPVHPDLSGITEEQKTQMEAAAAAEIKIAPAITQAEPAAEGNAFAGRNVLIVDDDHRNIYVLEAALKNEGMNVISAENGQKCLDILKTNDSIDLILMDIMMPVMDGYETMKTIREDYKMTEVPIIALTAKAMKNDREKCLEAGASDYISKPLKMEQLLSAMRVWLTN; the protein is encoded by the coding sequence ATGAAAATCGGAATTAGGAATAAAATCCTATTCGGCTATGGCGTCATATTAATTTGCTTAATTATTTCAATTTTACTGATAAGCAATCAAATATCACAAATGCAAAAGCAGAGAAATTTCATAATAAATCACGATATCCAGGTTTTTGTTTTAACCGGTCAGGTTGAAAAGTCACTTCTGGAAATGCAGACCGGCCAGAGAGGCTACGCCATTACTGGAAACAATGAATATGTGAATGCCTACGAGGTTTCCAGAGATTATTTAGAAGATGATTATGCTGAGCTTTACAATTTAATCAAAGATAATCCCTCCCAGCAGGATAAACTTCAATCTATTAAGAGTTCAATCGATAATTGGATTACCAAAACAAGTGAACCGATTATCAGATTAAAAAATGATGGGCAGGATGCTCAAATCCGGAATTTCTATTCGCAAAATCCGGATGCATCTGCGATTAAGTCGGTCCGCGATCAGTTTGAGACATTCCGCGGTACTGAACTGAATTTAACGAAACAGCGGGCAGCGAGTCTCGACACGCAAAACTTATCATTGCGATACACCATGTATGGTCTGATCGTTCTCACGACAATTATTGCACTTGTGATTGGACTTGCCATTTCCAAATCCATCGTTTCTACGGTTCAGCAGGTTATTGGCAACATTAAAGCAATGACAAGCGGGGGAAATCTATCCAGCAGGCTGAATGTACGGACAAATGATGAAATAAAAGAACTGGCAATAGCCACAAATGGATTGCTGGATGTTATGGAAGACCGCAGCTGGGTGCAAACCGGCATCAATACGGTGAATACCCAGAATCAGGGGATTTCTTCCCTTGAGCCGCTTGGAGAAACCTTCCTAAAAAACCTTGCTGATATGACAGACTCGGCAATGGGTGCTTTTTATGTGAAAGACGGCGATGTTTTTGTGAAAAAAGCCGGATACGCATTTGGAACGGAAAATGCCAAAAACTCATTTGCCTATGGCGAGGGACTGGCGGGGCAGGCAGCTATTGACAAGAAGGTTGTTTGCGTTAATGATTTGGGTGCTGATTACCAGCCCATTTCCACCAGTATGGGGAATATTAAACCGAGCAGTTTGATTGTTGCGCCAATTCTTTATAAAAGCAATGCGATCGCCATTATTGAACTATCAAGCTTAGGTGATTACGAGCAAAAGCATATTGAGCTTCTTGAGGCTTTGACCGAGTCCATGGGGCTCACCGTTAACAGTGTGCTCGGCCAAATGGAGATTAAACGCCTGCTTGCTGAATCACAGGCAATGACAGAAGAACTTCAGACTCAATCAGAGGAACTGCAGACCCAATCAGAGGAACTTCAGATGCAGTCAGAAGAACTGCAAATGATCAACGAGCAGCTTGAGTCCCGGAGCGAAGATGCAGAGGACAAATCGAAAGAGCTTGAGAATGCAAAAGAGGAGCTTGAAGCTCAGGCAAAGCAGCTTATGGCTAGCTCCAAGTATAAGTCGGAGTTTTTGGCGAATATGTCTCATGAGCTAAGGACTCCGCTAAACAGCATTCTTATTTTGTCAGAAATGCTTGCAGAAAACACAGGGAAGAAGCTTGCCTTGGAAGAACAGGAATTCGCAGAAATTATCCATTCATCCGGCCAGGATCTTCTAAACTTAATTGATGAAATACTGGATCTTTCCAAAGTAGAGTCAGGAAAGCTTGAAGTTCATTTCAGCGAAGTAAATGCAGCTGGAATCCCTGAATATATTGACCGGAATTTTGCTCATATTGCTGCCCAGAAGGGACTGTATCTGAATATCACTAAATCTGATGCAGTTCCAGATATAATCTATACAGATGAAAAGCGGTTAAACCAAATTATTAAGAATCTGCTTTCTAACGCATTCAAATTTACGTCAGAAGGCGGCATCACAGTCAATATCGATACAATTCCGGAAAATCAAATCCGCCTTACAGTTAAAGATACAGGAATAGGAATACCTAAGAATAAACATGATATTATTTTTGATGCCTTTCAGCAGGGAGATGGAGCTACTGTAAGGAAATATGGGGGAACAGGACTTGGCTTATCCATCTGCAGAGAACTGGCCAAACTGCTTGGCGGCAGCATTTCACTGACAAGCGAAGAAGGAAAAGGGAGTACGTTCACATTAAGTATTCCTGTTCACCCCGATTTATCCGGTATTACAGAAGAGCAGAAAACACAGATGGAGGCGGCCGCTGCGGCAGAAATAAAAATTGCCCCGGCAATAACTCAGGCAGAACCTGCTGCGGAGGGAAATGCTTTTGCTGGCAGAAACGTATTAATTGTCGATGACGACCACCGAAATATCTATGTACTTGAAGCAGCATTAAAAAATGAAGGCATGAACGTCATTTCAGCAGAAAACGGACAGAAATGCCTGGATATACTAAAAACAAACGACTCTATCGATTTAATCTTAATGGACATTATGATGCCTGTGATGGATGGCTACGAAACGATGAAAACCATTCGTGAGGATTATAAAATGACCGAGGTTCCAATAATTGCCTTAACAGCTAAAGCCATGAAAAATGACCGGGAAAAATGCCTTGAAGCAGGAGCCTCTGATTACATCAGCAAACCGCTTAAAATGGAACAGCTGCTTTCTGCAATGAGAGTCTGGCTTACAAACTAA